From one Deinococcus seoulensis genomic stretch:
- a CDS encoding ubiquinol-cytochrome c reductase iron-sulfur subunit, whose amino-acid sequence MTRYKKQDPEITRRKFINVAMGTTAAVGTVSLVSALGTANPIFRLTPDKAPPVKGDVLVHASESKEGQPIKVSDLSDQLVRAWPMGKDKDGNNVIRKGDPNNILALYRFPKGQLVEPTKLDATVDGEIVAYSDICTHAGCSVSDSDQGDGMKCPCHSGQYDPKRGCKVTGGPPPRPLAQLPIKLEGEQLVVADFFATMPYPFLSETEWEKFKKEVEEQLA is encoded by the coding sequence ATGACCCGTTACAAGAAACAGGACCCCGAAATCACGCGCCGGAAGTTCATCAACGTCGCCATGGGCACCACCGCCGCCGTCGGCACGGTCAGCCTCGTGAGCGCGCTGGGCACCGCCAACCCCATCTTCCGCCTGACGCCCGACAAGGCCCCGCCCGTCAAGGGTGACGTGCTCGTGCACGCCTCGGAAAGCAAGGAAGGCCAGCCCATCAAGGTCAGCGACCTCAGCGACCAGCTGGTGCGCGCCTGGCCGATGGGCAAGGACAAGGACGGCAACAACGTCATCCGCAAGGGCGACCCGAACAACATCCTGGCGCTGTACCGCTTCCCGAAAGGGCAGCTGGTGGAACCCACCAAACTGGACGCCACCGTGGACGGTGAGATCGTCGCCTACAGCGACATCTGCACGCACGCCGGCTGCTCGGTCAGCGACAGTGACCAGGGCGACGGCATGAAATGCCCCTGCCACTCCGGTCAGTACGATCCCAAACGTGGCTGCAAGGTCACCGGCGGGCCGCCCCCCCGCCCGCTGGCGCAGCTGCCCATCAAGCTCGAAGGCGAGCAGCTGGTCGTGGCGGACTTCTTCGCCACCATGCCGTACCCCTTCCTCAGTGAAACTGAGTGGGAGAAATTCAAGAAGGAAGTGGAGGAGCAGCTCGCATGA